The genomic region AAGGAGCACAGTATCATTGTTAATGTTCTTGTTACAAAAATTCATGAGAAGTCTGAACAGTTTTTGAATGAATggttcatttttatttaataggaAATTGAGTGTGAAATTAAATTGTTATATATTAATTCAATCTTGATTaagaatattatgaaatgatacAGCAGGATGTTAATAGTCCTGCCAAAATGTGATAAAGGAGCTGGAATGCAATCTCTAGGGTAAATTACGATTcattaatatttatcaattgTCTCCAACTTAGATTTTGTGGAAAAATTTCTAAAGATttcttaattgaatttgaaggccacaatttattttaatttttctaattaGTAGGTATATAgccaataatattgtaaatctTCAAAAATTGTCAAAGtacattattttgattttaatgATATAGTAATAAACATTTTCTTACATTCAAACTTACATTAAGCTGTTTTAATTCACACtggatattgaaaaaaaaaacattcaataCCATATACTTTAAAAATTGAAGGATTGAGCTGGTTAATGGAGTTCGCGTAATTCTGTTTTtcgtaatatttttattaaaactatcttgaataaattattctagaAATATATTCCAATTTAATTCAATGCAATCAGTTCAGTTCTTTATTTTTCAGAGAACAGCTTCAAGAAGATTTCACCAGACACTTTACAGTTTCAATATAAAGTTCTATTCATCACGTACCGTATCCTATGTTTATTAAATACTGGCACATAGTTTTTGATTTTAATTAACGGCATTGATTCAAATGTGATCAATAAAAATTCTTAGATAGAAGTGTTAGgcactattttttattattttgaagagaatagtagtctaatttttttattgacttGATTGAAGAGTACATACTCATACTTTCAGAACATAAGTGAATAATATCAATCATTACttaattgaattaaatacaATCGCTATCAAAATTGTCttgttttatatgtttttaaGCGACCATATTGAATTTAGAATCTACAATTTCAAAAACTGATAAATTCTATGGATCATTACTTGGAAACAACGAAACAAGTTATATTATACTAGTGGGAAGGATCAGTTTTCAATGGAAACCATTTCAACATGAAGCTTGCCAAACTCTGAAAGCAAAAGCAAAACAaccaaataattgaataaatgtatattataaCTGACTGGTAATCAACACGATTCTCTACATGGCACagaaaattaattacattttgTAATAAAGAGATTATGTTAcaagttaataaaataacagtttcaataaatatttaaattattattaaactgctCCGATTTACtttctcaaaatttcaaacattaaGATGTCTGTAGCAAAAGAAGCAACAAAAACTTCAAAAGTATCTATTTACAATATGTAtcttcaaattatattataaacatgaTAGTTATCATCAAGGACAATAAATAAAGCTCATGAAAGCTAAATGAATTCCAGAGAGTATTAATCTCCCTATGAAATCAATAATACAAACATTATCTTTTCaatgtaagttataatttttttccagcAGAGTCCACAAGGAGGACTCAGGACATAAGGCCAAAGTATAGTTGCGTAATATAATGTATAGTATTACATTGTTATCAAATAAAATGGGAATTGTGCGTAAGGTTtcttaatgtattattattctagTCAGTTCAGCACAGATCGTCTAGATATGTccatgattattttattaatattgattgactGTAAACTTATTGTGTGATACAAAATGTTAATTGATATGAATCATTGCACTTTTGGAAGACATATTCAAGATTCAGCGAACTAAAGATTCATTTAAACACAACCGAAATCAGTGTGTATGGTGACATCGCAGTTGTTCTGTTTTTCAGCGGCCATATTGACTTCAACAAGTGTATCAATGGAATTGATGCTGACTCCTTTGAGGATATTCTGCGCAGCGATCGAGGTAAAATGTAGCGACAAGTCACTGAGACTTGGAAACGATGGCAGATCAGACGAGTCAGGCGCTATTTTGCCATTCACTTCTGGACCATTAACTTTATCTGTGTCGTGAATAATATAGTTGCTGAATGAGTCGTTTATATTACCCAGAGATTTTGTAGGGCTTGGTGGATTGCTGCAAAGATTTTTCTCACCCTTATTGAATATCAAAGGAATCTGAGAGTGCTCACTCGACTTCAACAGATTGTTGAAGCTCAAATTCTCCTTGCAGCTTGATGGTTGCAGGGGAATAGACGAAATCGAACACTTGCGAACGTTATTCAATTCTGAATCATTTCCAAAATTGACATTCGACATGTCAACCAAACTGCCAGCTTTGAGTGTGGCATTTTTGGATCGGTCACTCGACATTTGCTGCCTTTGATTATTCTTGTTATTTTTAGTTGAAGCTAAGAGCTTCTCCTCGAGTTGTATAGTTTCAGAGGAGGGAAACTTCATTTTAAGCTGAGTTTCCAACTGCCCCATTATCTTTTCATTCTTGTCTTCATTTTCCTTGGGGTGATACAATGAAGTAGGTCGATCAATCTTATGCCTCAGCCTTTTTGAATCTAGATCAGTATCATTCGAATGTTTGACATCGGGTTTACTGGGGTTTAAAACAATGATATCCTCCCTTCCCATTCCTGACGACTTGTTGACgccattttcaaatgtgatgACAGACCTGACAGGAGAGTTCTGTTGCTGTACAAAGATCTTAGTCTTGTTGGAGCTGTTGATTGTGGTGGTCATGGTTGTTGAGCTCTTGTCATCAAGACTTGATGCATCGCCGAGTGATGATTTCACTGAGGAGATTATGCTGCCCAAGCCAGGACTGTTGGGGTTTTGGTTGGTGGACACCTGGAGTGTGATGGAGCTTTTGTTGGGTGATAGTTTGGGTGTGGCCGCATGGAGAGGCGATCCCCGGGGTGTTGCACTCCTGCCTGGGCTTTTGGACCTGGGCAGAGAGTTGTAGCCTGAAGACGAACTGGACAGGGACTTGGCCGTGGGAGAGGAGAGGCAGCGACTGTTGACGACAGTTTTGCTCGAGGAGAGAGAGCTTCGACTTGGTGATACACTCTTGCTGCTGCTCGTTGACGGTGTCAGTGTTTTCGAGATGGGACTCGGTGAGGTGCGTCTTGAAGGTGGATGACTCATCGGTGTTCCCAGTCCCGAGGAAGAGCTCTGTCTCCGGTGGCGTCTTGGTAATGTGGCACTATGCTCTTCACTGCACCAGTCTTCTTTTCCCTATACAAAATCATTGAATACATTTTAATTCTCACAGAAGCATCACATAACATACCGAATTACTttgtattacaaaataaatatatttaaatatataaaacagtacaaaataatagtatcttcagatcatcaaaaatgatgttTCCTGTGCCCGGACAGAAATCTATTTCTTTGCGCATACCTCACTCGTCTCATCTGAAATGATTTATAATGTTTGTGTTTTGTGAGAAGTAAAGTTCTCTATCTACCtatcaaaatatataatacagGATTACTACAAAAGATTCATCAGATTTTAAAAATCCATAACTGCCTAAGTACTCATCCGAAATGAATAAGTTTTATACAGATGGAGAGATAAAATTACAATGTTCTCTTCCACTAAATCTGGTCCTTATTAGACCAGCCAACCAAGCAACAGATGCCACAGGCAATCGCTCATGTTTTGGCTATCAGAGTGGTCATCGGGCTCGGCATCCAAACAGCAGCCAAAATGTGGCTGCCAGGATGGCTGTCCAAGTCTAAAGACAGTGCCTGGTGATGGAGTGAGCGACTGCCTGCCTGGTTGACTGTGTGATCTGGTTGTCTCGCTGGTTGCGCGCGTCTTGTCTGCCTAATCTAATAGAAGACAGGGAGTCTAGGTGTTAATTGTACAAAACTTTGGAAAATTCGCTTTCCATTTGCATTAAGACTATTCATTTCGAATGAGTGATTTTGTAATTATGAACTTTCAAAATCTGATGAATCTCTTGTAGTAACTATGTATTATCTTGTTGATAAATTAGTAACGATAATCTCAAAGATTACATAATATGGGGTTCCCATGAAAAATGTAGGTGAAGTATAGATATCATGCAATAATCGcaattaaaattttgaaattcacatCTCATAAACATACCATGACTTGGAAGCATAGAGAGCAACACaatataaattcatttcaaattaatattctcaTAAAACATGAAGCGATTACAAGTAATACTCATACTTCAATTAAactttttatgaataaattgaagttttttagaaatttataCACAGTAATACCCATTCAAATATTGCTTGTTATAATAATTTCCTCAGCATTGCTGCTAAGTTCATTCTCTACAACAAAATACAAAAGCTCCCTCATGCAGCTGACTCAAGAACAATAACTGTTATTCTTCTCCTGGAAAATGATCTATCCAATTGAATGACATTATTGATTGCGTTGTCACCTTGtaagaaaattaatgaatatgtTCCTTATCGTCCCTTTCGCATGAATGGTTATAGTATTGACAATGGGTGTTACCCTAGAGAAGGACTGCCTCTTGAATCCTATGTACTCAAGTAATTTGTGTCTAATACAGGATCATCACTACTTGAGACTTATACTAAATCATCAACATATTGCGTTGTCGTCTGGTAAGAGAACTAGTGAATACATGTGCTGAATCGTCAGTTTCGAATGAATGGTTATAGCATTGAAAATGGGTGTTACCCTAGGAGAAGGACTGGCTCTTGAGACCTGAGTTTGAGTGCCGACTGAGTGCAGATGCACGACGCGAGAGTTGAACCACTCGGTGGGGGGGAACTGCGCCGAAAACGTCGACAGGGGAGATCGACTCCCCCCTGAACCCACCAGTCGCCTCTTCGACCGTCTGAAGATTCTCGACAACAGAGACATATGTTTTTCTGCAACATAAAccagaaaaacatgaaaaaagtGCAAAGTGTTAaaaagaaaagaataaaaactAGTTATTAACGTAATTTTTTCAACggaatttcataataaaatctTAATTCGTATTTCTTGTTCAAACAATACATTCATCAAGACACATTATCTGGAATCATTTGGAAAAAATCCCAGACACAAGCTGAAAGATTATGAGGTTTTTGGGCAACATTCACGATACAAagaaattcttgaaaaaataatataatctaaaattgaaattatccaAACATCATACAATAATCTTGAAAACTCTTTGTGGTTTTGTGATACATTTTCAAGTAAAATGGAATTTATCTCACGGAATTGAATAATAGATACAGCTCCATTCAATATTGAGTTCACACTTCATTGGACTATATActttatatttttgaaactttcaCGAACCGATGTCTCGGTCACTATAAATGTTGTACTCAAGGTACCaagaatacaatgtattctaggtacattggttgtACTGAACCAAATGAATTTTAGCAGCTGGGTAGTTCGTATACCTAAACAAATGTTAGAGGCCCTATTAATAGGTACAGGTTTTACAGTATTACAAGTAAACAAATTAGATTGGAATGTATCATGCCTACATTTTTGAAATCactcattataaatatttgtaCAACAAATATCACTGATACAGTAACATAATTATCAGAAAATGTAATGATAAACcaggataatattataaatagtcaATAGATACAACAAAGTaaaaaagtacaataattgaaagGAGGAAAGTCTCTCAGTTCAAATACCTTGGCACTACCAAATACCAGATGTGAGCATGACGTGTACTCCCGTGATTATGAGTAGTAACGGGAATTTTCGGTCACATGCTACAATTTAAGGACTGTTCTCCATAAGTAATTGAGGCAAGCTACCTTGTGACTGGTAAGGTGACTCCttcaatattgaatgatttgTAGTTTTTATTATGGAAGGAGCACGGGTTTTCATGAACAGTAAAGGTATCTTCCAATCATCTCATCAATGTAAGAACATTATTGAGTTCTTTGAAGCTTTTTCGGCTTTGATGTGTTGAACTGCCATCAAtaactataatttattttccactTGTCACTTATTGTCGCATGATAATTCAGTAATTCACtctaataaatgataatttgattgaaattggcaaataataaaaaataatattttcattagtagttggaaataaattaaaatatattttaagttCAATaagtgaaaatatattttcatttttaatatttgccAATATCAAATTAGCTGCTAGAAGTGGTAGTCCTGGTGAGAACTACCTATCTTATTAATTGAactctttattatatttataaaaattgttcattagtctttttagactagattgcaatctattttatatataaaaacaaCTTGTAATAAACAAagtttgacaatttcttaattaGCATGTAACATTATTTGTGTATTCtgttctctttgaaatgattatgATTTGAATCTTTCTGCggcaaaaaaaaatatatttgaattggaAAGTGGCTTGGGAAGGTGACTGACTTGGTGGTATGACAACGGTGCTGTCGGACACGGATGCGGTGTCGTGGTGCCTGTGGGCGGACAGCAGCCGCATGGAGCCACTGCGCTGCAAGGCGGTCAGCCGCTTGTTGCTGCCAAACAGTCGTAGCGAGTGCCGCCTCTCTAGGCCACCGCCCCCGCCTCTCCTACTCGGCAAACGGCCATACAGAATCTTGTCGGCCGGATTCCCTACACAAAAacacaacaaatataataatttcttttattaaccataaaaaacataacaaaataAGAAATTAGTGAACTTAAGATTacaaggaagacagaacatataaaacattatttcaaacaacaactaaccacctaatgacttactgaacactaactaattaataatccgcaaaaaaacaaaaacaaacaaaacctactctagaacatggtacgctatagtggagtaggtcaatttccacacagaaaaaaactAAACATGTACAGGACAaatgtgtccttttttattattttttatttaaaaacatatACCTTTTTTTTCTTCAAGATACGACGAGTTTTGGCCCATCCCGTCATTAACAGTGATGGAAAATATGGATATTTGAATTATATTAGGATTATTAGTGTTTCTGacaataaaagtgatttgaattcataatattatccaTGGAGGACATCGAATTCCAAAATTAtgagaatttttattgtaactaaccattgtatgtaattgtaattcatctaatattttctgcaattgatgtagtagttttcgtttttttgggaaataaacatttatttatttattaattagtgCAACAGAAGATTCCCTACAAAAAAcacatcaaatataataataatatttttatttgccatgagaaaataaattggGGCAACTTGGAGTACAATTAGTGCAACAGAGGTAGTACAATTCCCTGCAAAAACACAACGAAACTAATGTTGGAAAGTACTGCAGAAACACAGTTTCTCATAGATAAATTGTACAGAGTGCAACAAAACTAGTGCCAAATTAGGAAAATACTGCAGGAACAAATTCTATTATAGATAAATTAGACATGAACCAAATATGAAATGAGAAATAGCCTACTGTATGACAAAATAAACCCTAATCAAATCTAAAGCAATTTCTTTACGTGCGAGTGTTGaaaatgtgtgtacacacatgtcgtcAAACATTGTTGATGCATGGTTGTTGCTTTTGTATCtctaattttttgttgattattgTTTAAGCGGAGGTAGCGGTAGAGCAAGTAGCCATAATCTGGCTGAGAGTACAGTATTAAAAAAAGTACAGTATAGTACTTAGTACAGTATGAAAAAAATTTCACGCTCTTACCTGTATCTCTACTCCTCTCTATTTGAGCACCCTTATTATTGATGGGATATGAAGAGTGTCCCACAAAAATGTAACAAACGGAGACCAtagattttacaaaaaaattgacCCGTAAAATTCTCTCATATCGACCTCAGTTTTCCAGACATTATCAATTTCTCGATATTTTTAAAAAGCGTCAATAGCTAGAAAACAGTTTTCTAGTTTGATAGTAGTTACTATCAGtcaaatttaatcctatataagGTTATGGTTGGGAAGAGAAAGAAATTTctaataagattaatataatttgttcctttgtctgacgtttttgaactttttatgagcgctcaaagttgGAAAAACTACAGTAGTCGAgctcaaagccaaatttcaaatagtttaaacgctcaaaaagtttttcaaaacgtgaatattattgttaattccTCCCTCTTTCCAAACATATCTTTAGATtatgactgatagttttctagtggttgaagtttttcaataatatcgaAAAATCCATATATCTCGAAACTTAAGATCGAtacaagaaaattttactggcaTTTTTTGTCCAAATTTAACGTAGAATCATAGAGTGAGTAAACATTTACTTAGATTAGGTTAGATCTGTGGTAGAATCTATGGTCGTCGGCTGTTACACCATTcatgggacactctgtataatatattgATGGGATATGTATTTAATGAGTGTTAAAAATCACTTCACTGATATGggctaatttattgaaattaatgaaaacaatataaaaacttgtagtacccttttattgaaattatataaaacaatatattgaaaacaatataaaaacttgtagtacccttttattgaaaacttcaaaaatttAACGACTTATAGTTTCgaccatttttcaaaaattggtcattttcattttaacttgaaaattaccaatggtcgaaactagtcgttaaaatattttaaagtttttaataaaagggtaatacaagtttttatattgtttttattaattttaatgagtGTTACCTCCACAAATGACATCGGCCAGGTTGGTCTGTATAGCCTGGTGCGTGAGACTGCCATCCCTGAGTGTCTCCATCTCGCCATGCACGTAGGCCACCGCCTCCTCTGTTGACATCAAAACCTGCCTGCCACCCCCACCGCCTCCGCCTCCACCCTCCTCCTGGTCACGGTCCGCTCGTGATCGACTGCGCAGTCGCCGGTTCTCCGGCGTCATTACAAAGTAGCCCGCTGACGTTTGGTAAACctgaaaatgaatttaataaaacttcaatgaataataacGTAAATTTAAtaaactaaaaatgaataataacgcGAAATGCTATCacaatattaatatcaatatttccCACTTCTATCAACCATCTcaaacattttgaaaactttttgtAACTAGAGTTCTCAGCCCGCCAATAGTGGTATTCTAAAACCctattattataggcctactaactactatcatagagaaatacaatagcataagtagatatcccatggtatagtataaggcgtttatgtcgcaacttttagtGTTATCTCAAACCTATAGTCctcgtagttctttcccataaagctgtgtgacgctggtagtctctcatattatgccgttcatacactctcacccgatcaaaacagtaaaaatccacaataatcgacagtaatcggcttgagttaaagTAAAATCGGCttcagtaaaagttgcgacataaatgccctataacatgggatatctacttacgctattgtttctataTGATATTATTCATGTTCTATAAgtcatttgaatatttgagaTTCATAGGAATGGTTTTGCTTACTAGAATATATTGCAGTGTTATCTCAAGCTTATGGTACTGTAC from Nilaparvata lugens isolate BPH chromosome 11, ASM1435652v1, whole genome shotgun sequence harbors:
- the LOC111048098 gene encoding uncharacterized protein LOC111048098 isoform X1, which translates into the protein MVNGGGTQLSSGRRDVSGGGGGGGGRVGSRCRWILRGCLAVHLSRCDPRRPPPPPPDPPPPVHNATEHYWMYDSGYLIFQGFLEANLKCFWNVSLMEAVRQLEFQGYVAPGVLLITANPCALEVVRSAWARNVLKPPPSYSLTLVGDVDDCLVQPIAQGQFTPLPEALCWVILELTAKGHSAVIESIKSTLSDVFPDIQRPSHHVIYDTLAQLSAERKVYQTSAGYFVMTPENRRLRSRSRADRDQEEGGGGGGGGGRQVLMSTEEAVAYVHGEMETLRDGSLTHQAIQTNLADVICGGNPADKILYGRLPSRRGGGGGLERRHSLRLFGSNKRLTALQRSGSMRLLSAHRHHDTASVSDSTVVIPPKKHMSLLSRIFRRSKRRLVGSGGSRSPLSTFSAQFPPTEWFNSRVVHLHSVGTQTQVSRASPSPRGKEDWCSEEHSATLPRRHRRQSSSSGLGTPMSHPPSRRTSPSPISKTLTPSTSSSKSVSPSRSSLSSSKTVVNSRCLSSPTAKSLSSSSSGYNSLPRSKSPGRSATPRGSPLHAATPKLSPNKSSITLQVSTNQNPNSPGLGSIISSVKSSLGDASSLDDKSSTTMTTTINSSNKTKIFVQQQNSPVRSVITFENGVNKSSGMGREDIIVLNPSKPDVKHSNDTDLDSKRLRHKIDRPTSLYHPKENEDKNEKIMGQLETQLKMKFPSSETIQLEEKLLASTKNNKNNQRQQMSSDRSKNATLKAGSLVDMSNVNFGNDSELNNVRKCSISSIPLQPSSCKENLSFNNLLKSSEHSQIPLIFNKGEKNLCSNPPSPTKSLGNINDSFSNYIIHDTDKVNGPEVNGKIAPDSSDLPSFPSLSDLSLHFTSIAAQNILKGVSINSIDTLVEVNMAAEKQNNCDVTIHTDFGCV
- the LOC111048098 gene encoding uncharacterized protein LOC111048098 isoform X2, which produces MVNGGGTQLSSGRRDVSGGGGGGGGRVGSRCRWILRGCLAVHLSRCDPRRPPPPPPDPPPPVHNATEHYWMYDSGYLIFQGFLEANLKCFWNVSLMEAVRQLEFQGYVAPGVLLITANPCALEVVRSAWARNVLKPPPSYSLTLVGDVDDCLVQPIAQGQFTPLPEALCWVILELTAKGHSAVIESIKSTLSDVFPDIQRPSHHVIYDTLAQLSAERKVYQTSAGYFVMTPENRRLRSRSRADRDQEEGGGGGGGGGRQVLMSTEEAVAYVHGEMETLRDGSLTHQAIQTNLADVICGGNPADKILYGRLPSRRGGGGGLERRHSLRLFGSNKRLTALQRSGSMRLLSAHRHHDTASVSDSTVVIPPKKHMSLLSRIFRRSKRRLVGSGGSRSPLSTFSAQFPPTEWFNSRVVHLHSVGTQTQGKEDWCSEEHSATLPRRHRRQSSSSGLGTPMSHPPSRRTSPSPISKTLTPSTSSSKSVSPSRSSLSSSKTVVNSRCLSSPTAKSLSSSSSGYNSLPRSKSPGRSATPRGSPLHAATPKLSPNKSSITLQVSTNQNPNSPGLGSIISSVKSSLGDASSLDDKSSTTMTTTINSSNKTKIFVQQQNSPVRSVITFENGVNKSSGMGREDIIVLNPSKPDVKHSNDTDLDSKRLRHKIDRPTSLYHPKENEDKNEKIMGQLETQLKMKFPSSETIQLEEKLLASTKNNKNNQRQQMSSDRSKNATLKAGSLVDMSNVNFGNDSELNNVRKCSISSIPLQPSSCKENLSFNNLLKSSEHSQIPLIFNKGEKNLCSNPPSPTKSLGNINDSFSNYIIHDTDKVNGPEVNGKIAPDSSDLPSFPSLSDLSLHFTSIAAQNILKGVSINSIDTLVEVNMAAEKQNNCDVTIHTDFGCV
- the LOC111048098 gene encoding uncharacterized protein LOC111048098 isoform X3, with amino-acid sequence MEAVRQLEFQGYVAPGVLLITANPCALEVVRSAWARNVLKPPPSYSLTLVGDVDDCLVQPIAQGQFTPLPEALCWVILELTAKGHSAVIESIKSTLSDVFPDIQRPSHHVIYDTLAQLSAERKVYQTSAGYFVMTPENRRLRSRSRADRDQEEGGGGGGGGGRQVLMSTEEAVAYVHGEMETLRDGSLTHQAIQTNLADVICGGNPADKILYGRLPSRRGGGGGLERRHSLRLFGSNKRLTALQRSGSMRLLSAHRHHDTASVSDSTVVIPPKKHMSLLSRIFRRSKRRLVGSGGSRSPLSTFSAQFPPTEWFNSRVVHLHSVGTQTQVSRASPSPRGKEDWCSEEHSATLPRRHRRQSSSSGLGTPMSHPPSRRTSPSPISKTLTPSTSSSKSVSPSRSSLSSSKTVVNSRCLSSPTAKSLSSSSSGYNSLPRSKSPGRSATPRGSPLHAATPKLSPNKSSITLQVSTNQNPNSPGLGSIISSVKSSLGDASSLDDKSSTTMTTTINSSNKTKIFVQQQNSPVRSVITFENGVNKSSGMGREDIIVLNPSKPDVKHSNDTDLDSKRLRHKIDRPTSLYHPKENEDKNEKIMGQLETQLKMKFPSSETIQLEEKLLASTKNNKNNQRQQMSSDRSKNATLKAGSLVDMSNVNFGNDSELNNVRKCSISSIPLQPSSCKENLSFNNLLKSSEHSQIPLIFNKGEKNLCSNPPSPTKSLGNINDSFSNYIIHDTDKVNGPEVNGKIAPDSSDLPSFPSLSDLSLHFTSIAAQNILKGVSINSIDTLVEVNMAAEKQNNCDVTIHTDFGCV